The following coding sequences are from one Limnobacter sp. SAORIC-580 window:
- the cysW gene encoding sulfate ABC transporter permease subunit CysW — MSGAVALNIHTSRAEKLQSSSATRETPWVKWALILTGVAFFGFFLLLPLFAVFVEAFRQGVGVYWESLKEPDAVYALKLTLLAAAIAVPLNLVFGVAAAWAIAKFEFRGKQVLITLIDLPFSVSPVIAGLVYVLLFGAQGWFAPLLAEYEIRIIFAVPGIVLATVFVTVPFIARELIPLMEAQGKEEEEAAVVLGARGWQTFWHVTLPNIKWGLLYGVILCNARAMGEFGAVSVVSGHIRGETNTLPLHVEILYNEYQFSAAFAVASILAFLALITLSIKTWVEHKAAKQGVH, encoded by the coding sequence ATGTCGGGCGCTGTTGCATTGAATATTCACACCTCGCGCGCCGAGAAGCTACAAAGCTCCTCCGCGACACGGGAAACGCCCTGGGTCAAGTGGGCCCTGATTCTAACTGGAGTGGCTTTCTTTGGTTTCTTTTTGTTGCTGCCCTTGTTCGCAGTATTTGTTGAAGCTTTCCGCCAAGGGGTGGGGGTGTATTGGGAATCCTTGAAGGAACCCGATGCGGTCTACGCGCTGAAATTGACCTTGTTGGCTGCAGCGATTGCAGTGCCGCTGAACCTGGTATTTGGTGTGGCCGCCGCCTGGGCCATTGCGAAGTTCGAGTTTCGAGGCAAGCAGGTGCTCATCACCTTAATTGACTTGCCATTTTCTGTCAGCCCTGTAATAGCGGGGCTGGTGTATGTGTTGTTGTTTGGCGCTCAGGGCTGGTTTGCACCCCTGTTGGCCGAGTACGAGATTCGCATTATTTTCGCGGTGCCGGGTATTGTGTTGGCCACAGTGTTTGTCACCGTACCTTTTATCGCTCGCGAGCTGATTCCGCTGATGGAAGCACAGGGCAAAGAGGAAGAAGAGGCTGCCGTGGTGTTGGGTGCGCGGGGCTGGCAAACCTTCTGGCATGTCACCTTGCCTAACATCAAGTGGGGTTTGCTGTACGGCGTTATTTTGTGTAATGCCCGCGCCATGGGCGAGTTTGGTGCGGTGTCGGTGGTGTCGGGCCACATTCGCGGCGAGACCAACACGCTGCCCTTGCACGTCGAGATTCTATACAACGAATACCAGTTTTCAGCTGCGTTCGCCGTGGCTTCGATTCTCGCGTTTCTAGCCTTAATCACCTTGAGCATTAAAACCTGGGTTGAGCACAAAGCCGCCAAACAGGGTGTGCACTAA
- a CDS encoding sulfate/molybdate ABC transporter ATP-binding protein, producing MSIQVKNIHKQFGDFTALNNVSLDFNSGELVALLGPSGCGKTTLLRIIAGLEQTDSGTVILDGEDTSDTHVRDRNVGFVFQHYALFKHMTVFDNVAFGMRMKPRSERPSKAEIAEKVHSLLKLVQLDWLADRFPSQLSGGQRQRIALARALAVEPKVLLLDEPFGALDAKVRKELRRWLRRLHDELHITSIFVTHDQEEALEVADRVVLMNQGNVEQIGTPEEVYQHPATPFVYGFLGSVNLFKARHLGDGIQVGESNLAHSGTVLNRSGEAVQGADVLAFARPHEIDIHTEPDFSLGVPAKVVRVLRFGLNTRVELDSVDLQPAQHFDVEISAERARELNLQEGQLVRLSAKALKVFDVVGAV from the coding sequence ATGAGCATTCAAGTTAAAAACATTCACAAGCAGTTTGGCGATTTCACCGCCCTGAACAATGTCAGCCTCGATTTCAACAGCGGCGAACTGGTCGCCCTGCTAGGGCCATCGGGTTGCGGTAAAACTACGTTGCTGCGCATCATCGCTGGTTTGGAACAGACCGACAGCGGCACTGTGATTCTGGATGGAGAAGACACCTCCGACACGCACGTGCGAGACCGAAATGTAGGCTTTGTGTTCCAGCATTACGCGCTGTTCAAGCACATGACTGTGTTTGACAATGTGGCATTCGGTATGCGCATGAAGCCTCGCAGTGAAAGGCCCAGCAAGGCGGAAATTGCGGAGAAGGTGCACAGCCTGTTGAAACTTGTCCAGCTGGATTGGCTGGCGGATCGGTTTCCTTCACAACTCAGTGGCGGGCAACGTCAGCGAATTGCATTGGCCCGCGCATTGGCCGTTGAGCCCAAGGTACTGCTGCTGGATGAGCCGTTTGGTGCTCTGGATGCCAAGGTACGGAAAGAGTTGCGTCGCTGGTTGCGCCGCCTGCACGATGAATTGCACATCACCTCAATTTTTGTAACGCACGACCAGGAAGAAGCGTTGGAAGTGGCTGACCGGGTTGTGTTGATGAACCAAGGCAACGTGGAGCAAATCGGTACACCTGAGGAAGTCTATCAACACCCGGCCACGCCCTTTGTGTACGGTTTTTTGGGCTCGGTCAATCTGTTCAAGGCACGTCACCTGGGCGATGGTATTCAGGTGGGTGAGTCGAACCTGGCGCATTCCGGTACAGTGTTGAATCGATCGGGCGAAGCAGTGCAGGGCGCCGATGTACTGGCGTTTGCGCGTCCGCATGAAATTGACATTCACACTGAGCCTGATTTTTCTTTGGGGGTGCCTGCCAAAGTGGTGCGTGTGTTGCGCTTTGGGTTGAACACTCGGGTTGAACTGGATTCCGTAGATTTGCAACCAGCTCAGCATTTTGATGTAGAGATCAGCGCCGAGCGTGCACGAGAATTGAACTTGCAGGAAGGCCAATTGGTGCGGCTTTCAGCCAAAGCTTTGAAAGTATTTGATGTGGTGGGGGCCGTATGA
- a CDS encoding CysB family HTH-type transcriptional regulator, with product MNFQQLRIIRETVRQGYNLTEVANSLYTSQPGVSKHIRDLEEELGVELFIRKGKRLMGLTDPGKELLVLVERMLLDAKNIKNLAEQYSSRDVGQLTVVTTHTQARYSLPTVVNEFKKVFPKVHLRMHQGSPKEITQMLLDGQADIGIATEVLGNVDDLVSFPYYQWKHQVVVQQGHPLLKLAKPTLQDVAEYPIVTYQEGFTGRIKIDETFRKLGLTLDVAISALDADVIKTYVELGLGVGIIASMAYNPVKDTGLAVLDIESDLPMNTTSIAIRKGHYLRSFAYKFIELCNADLTEARLLAALNDSVS from the coding sequence ATGAATTTCCAGCAGTTGCGCATTATTCGCGAAACGGTTCGTCAGGGTTACAACCTGACTGAAGTGGCCAACAGTTTGTACACCTCGCAGCCCGGCGTCTCGAAACATATTCGTGACCTCGAAGAAGAGCTGGGTGTGGAATTGTTCATTCGCAAAGGCAAACGCCTGATGGGTTTGACAGACCCAGGCAAGGAGTTGTTGGTGCTGGTTGAACGCATGTTGCTGGATGCGAAAAACATCAAGAACCTGGCTGAGCAATACAGCAGTCGCGACGTGGGTCAGCTGACCGTGGTCACCACGCACACGCAGGCCCGCTATTCATTGCCCACGGTGGTCAATGAGTTCAAAAAGGTCTTCCCGAAAGTGCACTTGCGCATGCACCAGGGCAGCCCCAAGGAAATTACCCAGATGTTGCTGGACGGTCAGGCCGACATTGGTATTGCGACCGAAGTGCTGGGGAATGTCGACGATCTGGTTTCGTTTCCTTATTACCAGTGGAAGCACCAGGTGGTGGTGCAGCAAGGCCACCCCTTGTTGAAACTGGCCAAGCCCACTTTGCAGGATGTGGCTGAATATCCGATCGTGACCTATCAAGAGGGTTTCACCGGACGAATCAAAATTGACGAAACCTTTCGCAAGCTGGGTTTAACACTGGATGTGGCCATTTCTGCACTGGATGCGGATGTGATTAAAACCTATGTGGAACTGGGCTTGGGGGTTGGCATTATTGCCAGCATGGCCTACAACCCGGTGAAGGACACAGGCCTGGCTGTGCTTGATATTGAATCGGATTTGCCGATGAACACCACCAGCATTGCGATTCGCAAAGGGCATTACCTGCGTTCATTTGCATACAAGTTCATCGAGCTGTGTAATGCTGATTTGACAGAGGCCAGGTTGCTGGCGGCGTTGAATGACTCGGTGAGTTGA
- a CDS encoding flavin reductase family protein — MQQHAKPEFIRAEKREGDAELDAHMFRQALAQFATGITIITTKNAESKYVGVTANSFNSVSLHPPLVLWSLSKKASSHDAFAAATHYGVSVLSADQEDLSHHFSTFKGDRFAGVEVIEGLGGAPLIPHALAHFECKVRSRYDEGDHFIMVGEVLRCDFREGEALVYRSRKYFRN, encoded by the coding sequence ATGCAACAACACGCCAAACCCGAATTCATTCGCGCCGAGAAACGCGAAGGTGACGCCGAGCTGGACGCGCACATGTTTCGGCAAGCGCTGGCCCAGTTCGCCACTGGCATCACCATTATTACCACCAAGAATGCCGAGAGCAAATATGTGGGGGTGACCGCCAATTCATTCAACTCCGTTTCACTGCACCCCCCCTTGGTGCTGTGGAGTTTGTCGAAAAAAGCCAGCAGCCACGATGCATTTGCAGCAGCCACGCATTATGGCGTGAGCGTGTTGTCGGCTGACCAGGAAGATTTGTCACACCATTTCTCGACCTTCAAAGGCGATCGGTTTGCGGGTGTCGAAGTGATTGAGGGTTTGGGTGGTGCGCCTTTGATTCCACATGCTTTGGCGCATTTTGAGTGCAAAGTGCGCAGTCGCTACGATGAGGGAGATCACTTCATCATGGTGGGCGAGGTGTTGCGCTGCGACTTCCGGGAAGGCGAGGCGCTGGTGTATCGGTCGAGGAAGTACTTCCGGAACTGA
- the tgt gene encoding tRNA guanosine(34) transglycosylase Tgt has product MSALSFKLKTTSGKARRGEITTAHGVIQTPIFMPVGTYGTVKGMTPRDLTEIQAQIILGNTFHLWMRPGLDIMEKFGGLHQFMGWKGPILTDSGGFQVFSLGAMRKIKEEGVHFRSPVNGDKLFLTPEESMRIQTVLNSDIVMIFDECTPYPATHTEARLSMEMSMRWARRSRDSFDALGNNNGLFGIVQGGMYEDLRDISLQGLEEIGFDGYAIGGLSVGEPKDDMQRILAHTAPKLPQHKPRYLMGVGTPEDLVNAVGQGIDMFDCVMPTRNARNGWLFTRTGDIRIRNAKFRNDESPLDATCSCYTCKNFSRAYLHHLDRSKEILGAQLNTMHNLHYYLELMREMREAIEQDRFDEFVKEFNALRAENALAGQQQVQQQPQSQ; this is encoded by the coding sequence TTGAGCGCACTGTCCTTCAAACTCAAAACCACCTCGGGCAAAGCCCGTCGCGGTGAAATTACAACCGCACACGGCGTTATCCAAACCCCGATCTTCATGCCAGTGGGCACCTATGGCACCGTGAAGGGCATGACGCCGCGCGACCTCACCGAGATCCAGGCGCAAATTATTCTGGGCAACACCTTTCATTTGTGGATGCGCCCGGGCCTGGACATCATGGAAAAATTCGGTGGTCTACACCAGTTTATGGGCTGGAAAGGCCCAATTTTGACCGACTCAGGCGGCTTTCAGGTGTTCAGCCTGGGGGCCATGCGGAAAATCAAGGAAGAGGGTGTTCATTTTCGCAGCCCTGTGAATGGCGACAAGTTGTTCCTCACCCCGGAGGAAAGCATGCGCATTCAAACCGTGCTGAATTCTGACATCGTCATGATTTTCGACGAATGCACGCCTTATCCAGCCACGCACACTGAGGCACGCCTGTCCATGGAAATGTCCATGCGTTGGGCACGCCGTTCCCGTGACTCCTTCGATGCGCTGGGTAACAACAATGGCTTGTTTGGCATTGTTCAGGGCGGCATGTATGAAGACCTGCGCGATATTTCACTACAGGGCCTGGAAGAAATCGGTTTTGACGGGTACGCCATTGGTGGCCTGTCAGTGGGCGAGCCCAAAGACGACATGCAGCGTATTTTGGCGCACACCGCGCCAAAGTTGCCGCAACACAAGCCCCGCTATCTGATGGGTGTGGGTACTCCCGAAGACCTGGTGAATGCGGTGGGGCAGGGCATTGACATGTTTGACTGCGTGATGCCAACCCGCAATGCACGCAACGGCTGGCTGTTCACGCGCACGGGCGACATTCGCATTCGCAACGCGAAGTTTCGCAACGATGAAAGCCCGCTTGATGCCACCTGCAGTTGCTACACCTGCAAAAATTTTTCACGCGCGTACCTACACCACCTGGACCGCAGCAAAGAAATTTTGGGTGCGCAGTTGAACACCATGCACAATCTGCATTACTACCTTGAATTGATGCGGGAAATGCGCGAAGCGATCGAGCAAGACCGCTTCGATGAATTCGTGAAAGAGTTCAATGCGCTGCGTGCTGAGAATGCCCTAGCGGGTCAACAACAGGTGCAGCAACAGCCTCAATCGCAGTAG
- a CDS encoding chemotaxis protein CheW: MNDLSQYEQGFGSFRIGEMTLALPMKSVREVVPFHPLMALPCPQPWIKGGLNLRGVTIPVLDLECLLNRPGHQYTPGCILLIAHENHLLGLIADQVKALFFANPGAMHMVSSADAVGSIFAGSLMNSELNQLVQVLSTQALFDLPGLPKAEDPEPHRQSLELQTSNEDTALNTRTPLMLMQSMSTLFAVNPKDIETTVVNPVLLPSEYAGGFYKGNLDYREQTIPAIDLASYLGIGTYKQLQYAAQQAFVIRIDGNPLALLIDRVLDIVHVPHNSVIPLPGFGLPKAAQLEGALPCTTFPKEDPHSQRGPQYFVLSCQRISEDQELIELACILAKASASAQLDAKNQQGKATRGLDRLMVYRLGTEFSTPIEQVREVLPYRADIEIFERGNSMLGMLTHRNESIPVFDLAQWLGAERQSLDHESSILVVNAHGASVGFAVTSLTAIENAQWEPNVPVLGEQRQLLHGQLKTMQRLAQIGENKHQRMVEVIDLQQQVLLILDQFGLAVPTAIEAVAAPVVDPLGHSQHAAH, encoded by the coding sequence ATGAATGACCTAAGCCAATACGAACAGGGCTTTGGTTCATTTAGAATTGGTGAAATGACCTTGGCGCTGCCCATGAAATCGGTCAGGGAAGTGGTGCCATTTCACCCTTTGATGGCACTGCCCTGCCCACAGCCCTGGATCAAGGGTGGCTTGAATTTGCGCGGGGTGACCATTCCTGTGCTCGACCTGGAATGTTTGCTGAATCGGCCCGGACACCAGTACACGCCGGGCTGTATTTTGCTGATCGCCCATGAAAATCATTTGCTGGGCCTGATTGCCGACCAGGTCAAAGCCTTGTTCTTTGCGAACCCGGGTGCCATGCACATGGTCAGCTCAGCGGACGCCGTAGGCAGCATTTTTGCAGGCAGCCTGATGAACAGCGAATTGAACCAACTGGTTCAGGTGCTTTCAACACAAGCCTTGTTCGACCTGCCCGGGCTGCCCAAAGCCGAGGACCCGGAACCGCATCGCCAATCGCTTGAATTGCAAACTTCGAACGAAGACACCGCCCTGAACACCCGCACACCGCTGATGTTGATGCAAAGCATGTCGACCTTGTTTGCGGTGAACCCGAAGGACATTGAAACCACCGTGGTCAACCCTGTGCTATTGCCCAGTGAATACGCAGGCGGGTTCTACAAGGGCAACCTGGATTACAGGGAGCAAACCATTCCGGCGATTGACCTGGCGAGTTATCTTGGCATTGGTACGTACAAGCAACTGCAATATGCTGCGCAGCAGGCCTTTGTCATACGAATCGATGGAAACCCGCTGGCCTTGCTGATCGATCGGGTTCTGGACATTGTTCATGTACCACACAACTCAGTCATTCCACTGCCTGGCTTTGGCCTGCCCAAAGCAGCGCAACTTGAAGGTGCTCTGCCCTGCACCACGTTTCCAAAAGAGGACCCACATTCACAACGTGGCCCGCAATATTTTGTGTTGTCTTGCCAGCGAATCAGCGAAGACCAGGAGTTGATTGAACTGGCCTGCATTTTGGCCAAGGCCAGTGCAAGCGCACAACTGGATGCCAAAAACCAACAGGGCAAAGCAACGCGTGGCCTGGACCGCTTGATGGTGTATCGATTGGGTACCGAGTTTTCTACGCCGATTGAGCAAGTGCGGGAGGTACTTCCCTATCGGGCAGACATTGAGATTTTTGAACGCGGTAATTCCATGCTGGGCATGCTGACCCACCGCAATGAATCCATTCCGGTTTTTGATCTGGCGCAGTGGCTGGGTGCAGAACGCCAAAGCCTAGATCATGAATCCAGCATTTTGGTGGTGAATGCGCATGGCGCAAGCGTCGGCTTTGCCGTGACCTCACTGACCGCGATTGAAAATGCGCAGTGGGAGCCGAATGTACCCGTATTGGGCGAGCAAAGGCAATTGCTGCACGGTCAGTTAAAAACCATGCAACGACTTGCACAAATTGGAGAAAACAAACACCAGCGCATGGTGGAGGTGATCGATTTGCAACAGCAAGTGCTGTTGATTCTCGATCAGTTTGGTTTGGCTGTACCTACTGCGATTGAGGCTGTTGCTGCACCTGTTGTTGACCCGCTAGGGCATTCTCAGCACGCAGCGCATTGA
- a CDS encoding methyl-accepting chemotaxis protein, whose protein sequence is MTPNIEQPGKHRTHLFNALAKSQACIEFDLNGNVLYANENFLNVFGYSEEDVLGKHHSLFCTASTAESDEYRLFWSKLREGEFQSGEFLRLDSQGQEVYIQASYNPVRDDDGNLISVIKIASNISDAKSKSLENEGKVAAIDKTQAVIEFDTAGRILAANDNFLNAMGYRLQEIVGQHHRQFCEKNYAESEEYSNFWKDLAAGEFKSGEFMRLNRHGRPVWLQATYTPILGVNGKPVKVVKFASDITAAKTKAIEDDGKVNAMNRSQGIIEFDLGGHILHANENFLSLTGYSLSDIVGQHHSMFVDKEEASSGAYRAFWRKLGQGEYDSGEYLRVGNHGKRIWIQASYNPILDLEGNPVKVIKFCSDITQSKLHAIETQARMDSVSNTSCILEFNAEGKILNSNELMQKSLGYSQADLADKSESFLMFDEERNDSNHFKIWNDLREGKNLAGEFRYKGVGGKEIWLSGTRSPVIGLEGQLIKVVLMLQDITDAKLSRLDAEGKLGAIDRSQAVIEFDMQGKVLAANGNFLKLMEYSTEEIIGRHHRMFVDAAYAATPQYQAFWESLGRGQFESGEYKRVAKGGREVWIQATYNPIYDPRGNLVKVVKFASDVTHSKLKNSEFEAKVDAINLGQAVIEFDLDGHVLNANRNFLNAMGYTSREIQGQHHSIFCTLEYTQSEEYRDFWLKLNEGKFVSGRFHRVGKFNRDVWIQATYNPILDLNGNVVKVVKYAYDVTKEVMLEQGINKKSSEMRERVSKLVESITDISGNSAAATQLAEKGVEAARQGSRELKRSIAAIHAIQNSSSKVSEIVRVIGDIANQTNLLAFNAAIEAARAGQHGVGFSVVAAEVRKLAESSSSAAREIATLIEESVAQVEEGVEVSQNAAQSFEGILSSVTETGESVKQITSSAEQQRDLAIAVNCLIEELTGGLEKHTGSKTA, encoded by the coding sequence ATGACACCCAATATCGAGCAACCTGGCAAGCACCGCACCCACTTGTTCAACGCGCTGGCGAAAAGCCAGGCCTGCATTGAATTCGACTTGAACGGCAATGTGCTGTATGCCAACGAGAACTTTTTGAATGTTTTCGGCTACTCGGAGGAGGATGTGCTGGGCAAGCACCACAGCCTTTTTTGCACAGCAAGTACCGCGGAGTCGGACGAATACCGGCTGTTCTGGAGCAAATTGCGCGAAGGCGAGTTTCAAAGTGGTGAGTTTTTGCGACTGGATTCGCAAGGTCAAGAGGTGTATATCCAGGCGAGCTACAACCCGGTTCGGGATGATGACGGCAATTTGATCTCGGTCATCAAGATTGCATCGAACATAAGCGATGCAAAAAGCAAGTCACTTGAAAATGAAGGCAAAGTGGCTGCGATCGACAAAACCCAAGCCGTGATTGAATTTGACACCGCCGGCCGTATTTTGGCGGCCAACGACAACTTCCTGAACGCCATGGGCTATCGCCTGCAAGAAATTGTGGGCCAACACCACCGCCAGTTTTGTGAAAAAAACTATGCGGAATCGGAGGAGTACAGCAACTTCTGGAAAGACCTTGCGGCTGGCGAGTTCAAATCAGGCGAATTCATGCGCCTTAACCGGCATGGCCGCCCCGTGTGGCTACAGGCCACTTACACGCCAATTTTGGGTGTAAATGGCAAGCCAGTGAAAGTAGTTAAATTTGCCAGCGACATTACTGCTGCAAAAACCAAGGCGATTGAAGACGATGGCAAGGTTAATGCCATGAACCGCTCGCAAGGCATCATCGAGTTTGATCTGGGTGGGCATATTTTGCACGCCAACGAGAACTTCCTCTCCCTGACAGGCTATTCATTAAGCGACATTGTGGGTCAGCACCACAGCATGTTTGTGGACAAGGAAGAGGCCAGCAGCGGTGCTTACCGGGCTTTCTGGCGAAAGCTGGGCCAAGGCGAGTATGACTCTGGTGAATACCTGCGCGTGGGCAACCATGGCAAGCGGATCTGGATACAGGCCAGCTACAACCCGATTCTTGACCTGGAAGGCAACCCGGTGAAGGTCATCAAGTTTTGTAGCGATATCACGCAGTCCAAATTGCACGCCATTGAAACCCAGGCACGCATGGATTCAGTGTCCAACACCAGTTGCATTCTGGAGTTCAATGCGGAAGGGAAAATTCTGAACAGCAATGAACTGATGCAAAAATCGCTGGGGTACAGCCAGGCGGACCTGGCTGACAAGTCCGAAAGCTTTTTGATGTTCGATGAAGAACGCAACGACAGCAATCACTTCAAGATCTGGAATGATTTGCGTGAAGGCAAAAACCTGGCAGGTGAATTCCGCTACAAGGGCGTGGGTGGCAAAGAAATTTGGCTTTCAGGTACACGCAGCCCGGTGATCGGCCTTGAGGGGCAATTGATCAAAGTAGTACTCATGCTGCAAGACATCACAGACGCCAAACTTTCCCGACTGGATGCCGAGGGCAAACTGGGCGCGATTGACCGCTCGCAAGCAGTAATTGAATTTGACATGCAGGGCAAGGTACTTGCAGCCAACGGCAACTTTCTAAAACTGATGGAGTATTCAACGGAAGAAATTATTGGTCGCCACCACCGCATGTTCGTGGATGCCGCATACGCAGCAACACCCCAATACCAGGCCTTTTGGGAAAGCCTGGGCCGTGGACAGTTCGAGTCAGGTGAATATAAACGGGTGGCAAAAGGTGGACGAGAAGTTTGGATTCAAGCCACCTACAACCCCATTTATGATCCACGCGGCAACCTGGTCAAGGTGGTGAAATTTGCCAGCGATGTTACCCATAGCAAATTGAAAAATTCCGAGTTCGAAGCCAAGGTTGACGCCATTAACCTGGGGCAGGCCGTGATTGAGTTTGATCTGGACGGCCATGTGTTGAACGCCAACCGCAACTTCCTCAATGCCATGGGTTACACCTCGCGTGAAATTCAGGGACAACACCACAGCATTTTCTGTACGCTGGAATACACACAAAGCGAAGAATACCGCGACTTCTGGTTGAAACTGAATGAAGGAAAATTTGTGAGCGGCCGCTTTCACCGCGTGGGCAAGTTCAACCGCGATGTATGGATTCAAGCCACCTACAACCCCATTCTGGACTTGAATGGCAACGTGGTTAAAGTGGTGAAATATGCCTACGATGTAACCAAAGAAGTGATGCTGGAACAGGGTATCAACAAGAAGTCGAGCGAAATGCGGGAACGTGTGTCCAAGCTGGTCGAAAGTATCACCGACATTTCCGGCAACTCCGCAGCCGCCACACAACTGGCAGAAAAAGGCGTGGAAGCGGCCCGCCAGGGAAGCCGCGAATTGAAGCGATCCATCGCTGCAATCCATGCCATCCAGAACAGCTCGAGCAAAGTGTCGGAAATTGTGCGTGTTATTGGCGACATTGCCAACCAAACCAACTTGCTGGCATTCAATGCAGCCATTGAAGCAGCACGCGCCGGGCAACATGGCGTTGGGTTCTCGGTGGTAGCAGCCGAAGTACGCAAGCTGGCTGAAAGCAGTTCAAGCGCAGCACGCGAAATTGCCACACTGATTGAAGAATCGGTTGCGCAGGTTGAAGAAGGTGTTGAGGTGAGCCAAAACGCGGCCCAAAGCTTTGAAGGAATTTTGAGCAGTGTAACTGAAACAGGTGAAAGCGTGAAGCAAATTACCAGTTCGGCAGAACAGCAGCGCGACCTGGCCATTGCCGTGAACTGCCTGATTGAAGAGCTCACTGGTGGCCTTGAAAAACACACGGGCAGCAAAACCGCATGA
- a CDS encoding DUF4212 domain-containing protein: MSNPKGGEAYWKATLGLLTKIMIVWFLVSYGAGILFVEQLNQFSIGGYPLGFWFAQQGSIYMFIILIFYYAKKMGQIDREHDVHEN, translated from the coding sequence ATGAGCAACCCAAAGGGCGGTGAAGCCTACTGGAAAGCGACACTCGGCCTGTTGACCAAGATCATGATCGTGTGGTTTTTGGTTTCTTACGGCGCCGGTATTCTGTTTGTTGAGCAACTGAATCAATTCAGCATCGGTGGTTACCCACTGGGCTTCTGGTTTGCCCAACAAGGTTCTATTTACATGTTCATTATCCTCATTTTCTACTATGCGAAGAAAATGGGTCAGATCGACCGCGAACACGACGTCCACGAAAACTAA